In Dioscorea cayenensis subsp. rotundata cultivar TDr96_F1 chromosome 11, TDr96_F1_v2_PseudoChromosome.rev07_lg8_w22 25.fasta, whole genome shotgun sequence, a single genomic region encodes these proteins:
- the LOC120271746 gene encoding phosphomannomutase-like translates to MEKVEESIGKIDPSIKEAAYHAWLGYYNSIMVRTTDHRDLCGTGSEAISVCQLSLNPDRLSCHDLGLYLDPGLVRLRENWDFSLDLRFVSLPSTPIQFSCESAQSLVVISSESKLIERSLLSMAGRKPAYCFCLMWMGRLLAPRKRCLEFMKKLREVVTVGVVGGSDLVKISEQLGKIRSVINDYDYVFSENGLVAYKNGELIGCQSLKSFLGEEKLKEFINFTLHYIADLDIPIKRGTFIEFRSGMLNVSPIGRNCSQEERDDFEKYDKVHNVRQKMVSVLREKFAHLNLTFSIGGQISFEGIFLYYLVFPQGWDKTYCLRYLNDFQEIHFFGDKTYKGGNDFEIYESERTVGHTVTSPKDTAEQCSSLFLKK, encoded by the exons atggaaaag GTTGAAGAATCAATTGGAAAGATCGATCCAAGCATCAAGGAAGCAGCCTACCATGCATGGCTTGGATACTACAACTCGATCA TGGTCAGGACTACCGACCACAGAGATCTGTGTGGGACTGGCAGTGAAGCTATTTCCGTT TGCCAGCTCTCTCTTAATCCTGACCGTCTATCTTGCCACGACCTTGGCTTATATCTTGACCCTGGCCTCGTTCGTCTGCGAGAAAACTGGGATTTTTCTCTAGATTTGCGCTTCGTTTCACTGCCTTCAACTCCAATCCAGTTCTCTTGTGAATCAGCGCAAAGTCTCGTAGTCATTTCTTCAGAATCGAAGCTGATTGAG AGATCTTTGTTATCAATGGCTGGGAGAAAGCCAGCTTATTGCTTTTGTTTGATGTGGATGGGACGCTTACTCGCGCCGAGAAAG AGATGCTTGGAGTTCATGAAGAAGCTTCGAGAG GTTGTAACAGTTGGTGTTGTCGGAGGATCTGATCTTGTTAAAATATCAGAGCAGTTGGGAAAAATCAGGTCAG TTATTAATGACTATGATTATGTATTTTCCGAAAATGGTCTTGTTGCTTACAAAAATGGGGAGCTCATTGGTTGCCAG AGTTTGAAGTCCTTTCTTGGAGAAGAAAAACTGAAG GAATTCATTAATTTTACCCTTCATTATATTGCTGACTTGGATATTCCTATAAAACG GGGCACATTCATTGAGTTCCGCAGTGGCATGCTAAATGTTTCACCAATTGGGAGGAATTGCAGCCAAGAAGAGCGAGACGATTTTGAGAAGTATGATAAG GTTCACAATGTACGCCAAAAAATGGTTTCTGTGCTCCGGGAGAAGTTTGCACACTTAAACCTGACATTTTCCATTGGAGGGCAGATCAGCTTTGAGGGTATATTCTTATATTACCTG GTATTTCCCCAAGGGTGGGACAAGACCTACTGTTTGAGATACCTCAATGACTTCCAAGAAATCCATTTCTTTGGGGATAAAACCTACAAG